One Methanobacterium bryantii genomic window carries:
- a CDS encoding tripartite tricarboxylate transporter permease produces the protein MFDLILACIIGVLCGVLTGLIPGIHVNMVGAFIFASSSFLLATYSPEVLCVFLISMAISHALLEFIPSMFLGVPEEGTVLSILPGHKLLLEGRGKEAVRLAAAGGFGAILITVVLLPIFIMLLPAVYGQIKPYIWILLVIITIFMFIRLNNNLKSFLWSVVLFLFSGIMGYIMLNSPVSSNVSLLCIFTGLFGVSTLIYSLQQRSFVPTQNRFHHFKINSDILRGIFAGGVAGSILGFLPGFGPAQGSLIAQELIGGGDFENNNESFITALSGVNTADTLFSLVMIFLIGNPRSGIAVYVKNILQNFDFNHMLFFVFTALTAVSISVFLCLKLGDIVSELIEKINYRKLSCFVITFMSLLVVGFALWYRANLFFMLLAYVTAVALGLLPHYLGVNKSNLMGVLIVPTIVVYFNIGF, from the coding sequence ATGTTTGATTTGATACTTGCATGTATAATAGGAGTATTATGCGGTGTTTTAACTGGTTTAATTCCTGGAATCCATGTTAACATGGTAGGAGCCTTCATTTTTGCGTCATCTTCTTTTCTATTAGCTACTTACTCTCCTGAAGTTTTATGTGTATTTTTAATTTCCATGGCAATTTCCCATGCCCTTCTCGAGTTTATACCATCTATGTTTCTGGGAGTTCCAGAGGAAGGTACGGTTTTATCAATTTTACCTGGTCATAAGCTTCTGCTTGAAGGTAGAGGTAAAGAAGCAGTGAGGTTAGCGGCAGCAGGTGGCTTTGGGGCAATTTTAATTACAGTTGTCCTTTTACCAATTTTCATAATGCTTTTACCTGCAGTTTATGGGCAGATTAAGCCTTATATATGGATTTTACTTGTAATAATTACTATATTCATGTTTATAAGATTGAACAACAACTTAAAGTCATTCCTGTGGTCAGTTGTTTTATTTTTATTTTCTGGAATTATGGGTTATATCATGCTGAATTCACCTGTATCGTCTAATGTTTCACTGCTTTGTATTTTTACTGGACTTTTCGGTGTAAGCACATTAATTTATAGTTTACAACAGCGTTCATTTGTCCCAACACAAAACCGGTTCCATCATTTTAAAATTAACAGTGATATACTCAGGGGAATTTTTGCAGGTGGAGTTGCAGGGAGTATTCTTGGGTTTTTACCGGGATTTGGGCCTGCACAGGGAAGCCTGATCGCACAGGAACTAATTGGAGGAGGGGATTTTGAAAACAATAATGAAAGTTTTATCACGGCATTAAGCGGTGTTAACACAGCTGATACGTTATTTTCACTTGTGATGATATTTTTAATTGGAAATCCAAGAAGTGGAATTGCAGTTTATGTAAAAAACATCCTGCAGAACTTTGATTTTAACCACATGCTATTTTTTGTATTTACTGCATTAACCGCAGTTTCAATTTCGGTATTTTTATGTCTAAAATTAGGAGATATTGTAAGCGAGTTAATAGAAAAGATAAATTATAGGAAACTTTCATGCTTTGTGATAACTTTTATGAGCCTGCTGGTGGTTGGATTTGCTCTTTGGTACCGTGCAAATCTCTTTTTCATGCTGCTTGCGTATGTAACAGCAGTTGCACTTGGTTTGCTTCCCCATTACCTTGGAGTGAATAAGTCGAACTTGATGGGGGTTTTAATTGTGCCCACCATTGTGGTTTATTTTAATATTGGGTTTTAA
- a CDS encoding 50S ribosomal protein L11 methyltransferase, producing METQCRCGDACIQPASTVLKDIESFYRACALCKTWNLKKFSPLASQIDIGKINTTFGLCDCGRRHLDIVVAHVLKIMIDEGIKDERSTLRDTCVPIITPAYPLNSAPYLPKNSLVILSDEVNEKCAQRIIKEVREVKGVLKGNIRETAGIKDSDLSPNVYELLAGCDMRCDIVQTPYGTLCIHKDQGKIHIEFPQVKSPKIEILQKVLEKYDAPSVLDCTCGPGTLGITCLKAGAREVVFNDIWSPAVAMTAINLETNGFSVDTWDPEKDVIAEGGKFKVLSLDIRQLKNVLDEKFDICIIDAFPGIDTEEFVEAAGKLGKEVVVI from the coding sequence ATGGAAACACAGTGTAGGTGTGGGGATGCATGCATACAACCCGCTTCAACGGTTTTAAAAGATATTGAATCATTTTACAGGGCATGTGCCCTCTGTAAAACATGGAACTTAAAGAAATTTTCACCATTAGCCAGCCAAATTGATATAGGCAAAATTAATACAACTTTTGGACTTTGTGACTGCGGCAGGAGACACCTTGATATTGTAGTTGCACATGTCCTGAAAATAATGATTGATGAGGGGATAAAAGATGAAAGATCAACACTACGAGATACATGTGTTCCAATTATAACCCCCGCATATCCCCTGAATTCGGCCCCGTATCTACCAAAAAATTCTCTGGTAATATTATCAGACGAAGTAAATGAAAAATGCGCTCAAAGGATAATAAAAGAAGTTCGTGAAGTCAAAGGAGTCCTCAAAGGAAATATAAGAGAAACCGCAGGGATAAAAGACTCTGATCTCAGCCCAAATGTGTATGAACTTTTAGCAGGGTGTGATATGCGGTGTGATATTGTTCAGACGCCCTACGGAACATTATGCATCCACAAAGATCAGGGAAAAATACATATAGAATTTCCGCAGGTCAAATCTCCCAAAATTGAAATCCTGCAGAAAGTTTTAGAAAAATATGATGCCCCTTCTGTTTTGGACTGCACCTGCGGGCCTGGAACACTTGGCATTACCTGTCTTAAAGCAGGGGCGAGAGAAGTTGTCTTCAATGATATCTGGTCCCCTGCAGTGGCAATGACTGCAATTAATCTAGAAACAAATGGGTTTTCAGTGGATACCTGGGATCCGGAAAAAGATGTAATTGCGGAGGGGGGAAAATTTAAGGTCCTTTCTTTAGATATAAGGCAGTTAAAGAACGTTCTGGATGAAAAATTTGATATCTGCATCATTGATGCATTTCCTGGTATCGACACCGAGGAATTTGTGGAAGCTGCAGGTAAATTAGGTAAAGAAGTAGTTGTGATTTAA
- a CDS encoding CpaF family protein, with protein MKKTSSGIKAEIIEDGLIPLYNVSVPKFTERERQLLNEIREKLVEVAVSQGDNFKVNEESFAGEVKEFLKMKGVRDTDKLAAQISQEMLGYGELDPMIKDDDLEEIMVIGTGNPVFVYHRKLGMMQTNVVFDDDTDIKAIIDVIARQVNRRIDQQTPILDARLEDGSRVNATIPPVSADGSSLTIRKFRKDPLTVIDLINFKTMSSHLAGFLWVCVDGLGVKPCNAIIAGGTGSGKTTTLNTVTSFTPPRERIITIEDTLELQLPHAHVLRMETRPPNIEGKGELNMDHLVKNSLRQRPDRVIVGEVRGGEAITLFTALNTGHSGFGTLHANTARETITRLINPPMNVPNIMIPALDFIIMQNRMYRPEGGSIRRITEVAEVVGMEEGNVQLNRVFEWNNMVDKVEYVGIASQTLREMAELRGITITEIEEEIEKRRLVLEYMGDNNIRSITEVGEWISDYYRDPDEVLDKIL; from the coding sequence ATGAAAAAGACCTCAAGTGGGATAAAAGCTGAAATAATAGAAGACGGGTTAATTCCTCTTTACAACGTGTCTGTCCCTAAATTTACTGAAAGAGAAAGGCAGCTGCTCAATGAAATTCGTGAAAAGCTGGTTGAAGTTGCTGTTTCTCAAGGTGACAATTTCAAAGTTAATGAAGAGTCATTTGCAGGTGAAGTTAAAGAATTCCTGAAAATGAAGGGAGTGAGGGATACTGATAAACTTGCAGCACAAATATCTCAGGAAATGCTGGGGTATGGTGAACTGGATCCTATGATTAAAGATGATGATCTGGAAGAAATAATGGTAATTGGAACAGGCAACCCTGTGTTTGTCTACCACCGAAAACTGGGAATGATGCAGACAAATGTTGTTTTTGATGATGATACTGATATTAAAGCGATTATAGATGTTATTGCAAGGCAGGTAAACCGTAGAATAGACCAGCAAACACCTATCTTGGATGCGAGGTTGGAAGATGGTTCAAGGGTAAATGCAACCATCCCTCCTGTATCTGCAGATGGCTCCTCCCTAACTATACGAAAATTCCGTAAAGATCCATTAACGGTTATTGATTTAATTAACTTTAAAACCATGTCCTCTCATTTAGCAGGATTTTTATGGGTTTGTGTTGATGGGCTTGGAGTTAAGCCGTGTAACGCAATTATAGCTGGAGGTACTGGTTCTGGTAAAACCACAACATTGAACACAGTAACTTCATTTACTCCTCCTCGTGAGAGAATAATCACTATAGAAGATACATTAGAGCTGCAGCTACCTCACGCCCACGTTTTACGTATGGAAACCCGTCCACCTAACATTGAGGGAAAAGGAGAACTGAACATGGATCACCTGGTTAAAAACTCCCTCAGGCAGAGGCCGGACAGGGTAATTGTAGGGGAAGTAAGGGGTGGTGAAGCAATAACTCTTTTCACAGCTTTAAACACTGGACACTCTGGATTTGGTACACTTCACGCCAACACTGCACGTGAAACAATAACGAGGCTTATAAATCCTCCGATGAATGTTCCAAATATTATGATACCTGCTTTAGACTTTATAATAATGCAGAATAGGATGTATCGGCCTGAAGGGGGGTCTATAAGGAGAATAACTGAAGTTGCAGAAGTTGTAGGTATGGAAGAAGGTAATGTGCAGCTGAACAGAGTATTTGAATGGAACAACATGGTTGATAAAGTGGAATATGTTGGTATTGCAAGCCAGACACTAAGGGAAATGGCTGAACTTCGTGGAATAACCATCACTGAAATTGAAGAGGAAATTGAAAAGAGAAGGTTAGTACTGGAGTACATGGGAGATAACAACATTAGATCCATTACAGAAGTTGGAGAATGGATCAGTGACTATTATAGAGACCCTGATGAAGTTTTAGATAAGATATTATAG
- a CDS encoding type II secretion system F family protein — MAFDGLKKIFDMLGGATIDSSKKVGEGVQVPVSKLNDMRAKSRSGLGSRSLGSRGMGSLNKESPRVIERMKMDKDEIQMFKELIDKKYERADKPKEDKAQRDAYQKASLEELLKEEEKEGIDPKLIMGMGAVSFVLILVIMTVLGFGIEIGLVFGMLIFLMSVMIIFLPKMQKGKKSNEASRELPYALRQMATELRAGLGLHESMKSVALSGYGPLSEEFARTLEEIKYGETTENALMDMSERINSDGMKRAVHQITRTLSSGGDLSRTLNVIAEDVAYEMRMKLKDYAQKLNSFTMIYMFVAILGPVILMIMLIAASTVMGKSMFPPAVLLILYLFFFPMIVGFMAFMIKRLEPQV, encoded by the coding sequence ATGGCTTTTGATGGCCTTAAAAAAATCTTCGACATGCTCGGCGGAGCTACGATTGACTCAAGTAAAAAGGTAGGAGAGGGCGTACAGGTACCTGTAAGTAAGCTAAACGATATGAGAGCAAAGTCCAGGTCGGGACTTGGATCTCGAAGTCTTGGATCTAGAGGGATGGGATCTTTAAATAAGGAGTCTCCCCGTGTTATAGAACGGATGAAAATGGATAAAGATGAGATTCAGATGTTTAAGGAACTCATCGATAAGAAATATGAACGAGCTGATAAACCTAAAGAAGATAAGGCTCAACGGGATGCATATCAGAAGGCATCACTTGAAGAACTTCTTAAAGAAGAAGAAAAAGAAGGCATAGACCCTAAATTAATTATGGGAATGGGTGCAGTATCTTTTGTTTTAATCCTGGTGATAATGACTGTTCTCGGATTTGGAATCGAGATAGGTCTTGTATTTGGGATGTTAATATTTTTAATGTCTGTTATGATTATTTTCCTGCCTAAAATGCAGAAAGGGAAAAAATCAAATGAAGCATCAAGAGAACTGCCATACGCTTTAAGGCAGATGGCAACTGAACTTCGTGCAGGGCTCGGTCTTCATGAAAGTATGAAATCTGTGGCATTATCTGGATATGGTCCACTTTCTGAAGAATTTGCACGAACATTAGAAGAAATTAAGTATGGAGAAACAACAGAAAATGCATTAATGGATATGAGCGAACGGATAAACTCTGATGGAATGAAAAGAGCAGTTCATCAGATAACTCGGACATTATCCAGCGGTGGGGATCTTTCAAGGACGCTCAATGTTATAGCAGAAGATGTAGCCTATGAAATGAGAATGAAACTGAAGGATTACGCTCAAAAATTAAATTCATTCACTATGATATACATGTTTGTCGCTATACTTGGACCTGTAATTCTCATGATCATGCTGATTGCAGCATCAACTGTTATGGGTAAGAGTATGTTCCCTCCAGCGGTTCTTTTAATATTATACCTGTTCTTTTTCCCAATGATTGTTGGATTTATGGCATTTATGATTAAAAGGCTGGAACCGCAAGTATAA